In Planctomycetia bacterium, the genomic window CGAGCACCAGCGGGGCATCGGCCGGATCGCCGAAGATGAGCTCCGCGATCGACGTGCTGAACACAGCCGAGCCGACGCAGAACACGATCGCCGGGACGACGCTGCCGAGCGTCGTGCGACGGAGAAATGTGCGCAACTGACCGGAGGCCCGATACGCTTCGACGTACCGCCCGAAACTCCCCGGCAGTCCGAACACGGCCAGCGGCGCGGCGAGCATGAGGAAGCTGAACGCGAGATCCCACTCTCCCAGTTGATCGACGTCGAGCGAACGGCAAAAGATGATCCCGCGCACGAACCCGACGAGTCGCTGCACGACCGTCAGCGCAAGGAGGATGATCACTCCCTCGGCCAACGAATCGGCGCGGATCGAACCGACAGGGGCCGATTTTGCCGACGGTACGGATTTTGACGACGCGGACATCCGGCGACTCCGACACGTTCACGAGCCGGGCCGCAAGGCGCAGTTCCGGCTGCGCAAGTGTAGGTCGCGAATTGTGCCGGATTCTCGAACGAGCCGAGCCGCATCCGTAGCGTCCTCGTGTGCCACTGGCTTCGCCCATAAGTATCGACACAAGTGTGCTATCGTCTCGGCGGGGGTTGGGCGGTGGGTTGGAGGATGAGTTGGGCGAGGGTTTTGAGTTCGTCGAGGTCGTAGAGTTCGAGCGTGCGAAGCATGGCTAGTAGGGTC contains:
- a CDS encoding oligosaccharide flippase family protein; protein product: MSASSKSVPSAKSAPVGSIRADSLAEGVIILLALTVVQRLVGFVRGIIFCRSLDVDQLGEWDLAFSFLMLAAPLAVFGLPGSFGRYVEAYRASGQLRTFLRRTTLGSVVPAIVFCVGSAVFSTSIAELIFGDPADAPLVL